DNA from Streptomyces sp. NBC_01476:
CGTCCGCCTTCGCCGAACACCCCGACTACAGGCCCGAGTGGGCGCACAAAGTCTGATCTACGCCGGCCGTGTTCGCCCGCACCAAGGAGGACTAAACGATGCCTGACCCCGATGCCCCGGCATGCGGCGCCGAGCTGCACCACGCCCACGGAACATCCGTGTGTGACCTGCCAGACGGGCACGACGGGCAGCATGAGGCATGGTGCGACAGCTGCTACGAGGGCGCCGGCTACACGGACCCCAGCGACCGCCTGGCCTGGGACCACAACGGGGAGAACTGGCTCACACCAGCCGCCACCCCGTCCAACCCAGGGAGCGGGGAATGAGCACCGAGAAGCCTGAGCCCGGCCCCGATGACCTGTGGCGCCACCTGTTGGCGGTCCTGGGGCTGGCGACGGGTGCCGCGTTGGCGGTGCCGTTCATCCTGGTCCTGCTGGGCATCGCCCTGGCAGCGCTCGGGGTGGGCGTGCTGATCGTCTGCATGCTGTGGGTGGTGTGGTGGCCCGGCGGGTTCTTCGCCGGGATCATCCTGGCGACGCTCGTGATCGGCGGAATCATGTCCATCCTCAGAAACGACAACTAGGGAGCTGGGTGTGAGCGAGGGCATGGACGTGATAGCTGCCGCTCTGGGGCTTGTTCCTGCCCCGGCGACCCCGGCGGAGTACGAGGCGCAGGCCGGCATCCCGCCGACTTTGACCGCGCCCCCGCCCCGGTTCCTCACCTACGACGCGTACCGGGCCGCAACCCCGCTGCGGGAGGTCCGGGCATGGTGCGGGCTCAAGGCAAAGCGCGCGAACCGGGTGCGGCTGATGAGTGGCCGCCCAGAGGAGCGAATCACCACCGACGACGTGTACGGCATCCTGCACGCCGCCCGAGGCCGGTGCTCGCACTGCGGGTCACTGGCAGTGGAAGGGCGCCCCAGTGGACCCGGTGACCAGGAAGCCGGCGCCGTGGGGGCATGTGGGCCGCCGCATCGGGAGCCTGGACCACATCGTGGCCCGGTTCGCCGGGGGCCCGAACACGGTGCCGAACCTGCGGTGGGCATGCCACTGGTGCAACACGTGGCCGAGCGAACGGACCCCGGGGGCAACGGATCACGGGGCGATCCGGTAGCCGCCCCGTCAGGGTTGGGGGTCACAGATTTGGCAGGGGATGGCCCCGGCAGCCAGGGCGGCCCTGGCCTGGTCCTGGGTGACCGTTTGCCCGGGTGGGCGGGTGGTCACGTACCAGCAGCGGTTGGCGCGGTGGACCTCATCGGGGGCGTCACCGTGGCGGTGCAGAGGCGCCACCACCCAGCGGGCAGCAGGCTCGGGTCGGGGCGCCGGCTTCTCGTCGGCCGGGCGCACGTTCGCGGCGGGAATGGTCACGGCCACCTCCGCCACCCACCCGTTGTCCGTGCGCTGCCACCCAAGGAGCCGCCCGGCGACCACACCGGGCAGGGTCACCGTCACAGGGCGGGGCAGTGGATCGGACATAGGTTCGATCTTAAGCACCCCGGGGGCTACGCCTCGCGTGCGGCGTCCCGGAGTCGCCACTGCTGCGCGACCGCCTCGAACGGGGTACCCCGGCGGGCCTCCTGCAACGCGAACACCGCATCGAGCTCAGCCTGCCGGGCCGCCACAAGCCGGGCCTGATCCTCCGGCGGCCAGTCCGCCACACGCCCCGGGGGAGCGGACGCCGCGGTCACCTCCGCCTGCGCGGCAAGCACAGCACGTTGCAGGTCCAACAGGTGTCCGGGGATCGGTTCGTCAGCCACGGGGCGAGCCTACGACCCGGGGGCCGGGACTCCGTACCCCGTGTCTCACCTGGGTGTCAGACTGCCCGCTGGTGGTGCGCGCCGCCCGTGCTGGCTGTTGGCCGGCCAATCGCGCGCCGATGTCTCTGCCGCCCACCCGGAGGCAGGGGCGTCGCGCTGTCAGTGCGGCGTGCCACACTGGCCCTGACGTGTCCATGGGCGCGCAGCATCGCCCGGGAGGATGCGCCAAAGATCCCGAGGCCGCGAGACCCCCCGCAAAGGGTCAGCATCGGTCTGTGCTGCGCGGCCAACGCACTCAGCTCCCACACAGGGGTGACGCACAGGGATGGGATCCGGTCCCAGCCTACGGGCCGTAGCACCGGGAGGCTCCCGCCAGCCTGAACGGCGGGCCCTGTCGCCCCGACCGCGAAAGAACGCCCCGGTTTCGGCCGGGGCGTTCTGCTGTCTGGGGGCGTGGCGGATTCGCGCCATCCTAGCCATCAACCCTTGCCGCACATCCTTGGGTTGCTACCTTGGAAGCATGCCAAGCAACGACAAGCCCCGCCTCATCCCCACCGGCAACTGCTGGTGCGGCTGCGGCAACGAGATCGGCATCGGCAAGTTCTTCGCCTCCGGCCACGACAAGACCGCCGAAGCCGCCTACATGGCCGTCCACCACGAAGCGTCCGTCGCCCGCCTCCTCGCCGACACCGGGTTCGCGCCCGGCGGCAAGGAGACCATCCGGGAAGCCGCCCTCGACCGTGGCGGCTGGAACCTGTGCCCGCGCGGCTGCGACTACGCCGGGGCGCCCGCCAGCATCACCAAGCACCTGCGGACCTACCCGAACTGCAAGGGAGACTGACCATGCGCCTACGTCAAGCCCACGCCATCCTCGAAGCCGGTACGGCCCTGATGGCCAACGGCTTCGAGCTGCACCCGTTCGACTACGACAACCCGGGCCTGGTTGATTACGTCTCGGACGACTACCTGACCGGCTACGCCGAGTTCCACGACCCGGACCACCCGCGCGACCACACCCGCACGTACAACATCGACCTCAAGCCCGGTCCCGACGACGACACGATCGAGGTCTACCTCCTGTTCGGCTACGGGGCCGATGCCCCGTGCCTGCTCTACTCCAAGGCGCGCGTCGC
Protein-coding regions in this window:
- a CDS encoding DUF6233 domain-containing protein, giving the protein MSDPLPRPVTVTLPGVVAGRLLGWQRTDNGWVAEVAVTIPAANVRPADEKPAPRPEPAARWVVAPLHRHGDAPDEVHRANRCWYVTTRPPGQTVTQDQARAALAAGAIPCQICDPQP